CAATTTGGAATCAAATAATAAACTTAAAAACAATTACTAAATAATGGGTAAATTATATGAATATTATCTCATGAatatataatagtaaaatatttaaaatttaatatataatataaataattttttaatttttaatttaaataatataagttTTTTGTGATTTTAGTAAttagttattaaattatttttactgaCATTAATTTAAcacttattaaaaaattaattaattaaaaataatattttataattaatttctctATAATTTTTCTTTCTCCTATTCTCTTTTTATCTTGCCCAACAATCTAAATTATGTAAATGGACACTTTAATAACTTAAAACTTGTTCATCTGGAATTatcaatttataatataatttttttaatttgataaatatCACATTATATAAATAACCTAGAGAAATCGAATAGTCGTATCAAATTGTACTTAAATTATAGATCAAGTAgttttatattacaaattaatatttagatattttattattatatatttctaAATTGAGATAATGTctacataatttattaataataataataataataatttatttatttatttatttatcttgaAAGTATTTAAACCCAAAGAAAACATTTGGATAGAAAGAAAATTTACTTgtgaaataatattaaaaataaagagaaatgttaatatatatatatatatgacatctcaattttttttataatgcaATGAGCTTTATCAAAGTAATGGtataaaacatttttttaaaaagacCAATCTATAGACCACATGATGTGATTGTGTTTGGCCCGCTAATCAAGCAAGCGTGTTAGAATGCACCCACTCCCATGTGCCTTAGCCCCTCCATAAAATTAGCATAAGAAACTAAAACTATATATCCCATGTCATACCCCATGTGGCCTCATCTCATTTGTTCTCTCTTATTATAAGTCTTGCATTTTTCTAACACCAAGGGCGGCTTCCATTTTATATTCACAAGCTTCTTTTGTCCTATTGCTTGCTCTCTTCCATTATATAACTAGCTCATCTCAAACCCCTTCTCTTCCCCCCTTCACTTTTAGTTCTTGAGATAAGCTAAGAGGGGTAATTAAAGATGATCAAGTTAAGGTCAAAGAGGTTTTGCAGAGGAAGTTTCAAGCATGGTGGTAAAGGAAGTGACAAAGCAGGGACTTGTGGAGGCCTAAGtgaaatcaaatgggagcttaggCCTGGAGGCATGCTTGTTCAAaaaagagaaagtgaagatagTGTTGGAGAGTTGATTACAGTTAGAGTCTCAACTCTTTCTCAATATCATGACATTTCCATTGAAGCAACTTCAACTTTTGGTAAACCCTTTTACTATTTCAACCTTCTTTTTTAATTTCCTTTCATTAAATATAGAAATCATAGCTAATTAATAGCCTATTGATTCAGGGGAATTGAAGATGGTATTGTCATTGGTAAGTGGGTTGGAGCCAAGAGAGCAGAGGCTATTGTTCAAAGGAAAAGAGAGAGAAGACAATGAATACTTACACATGGTAGGTGTTAGGGACAAGGACAAGGTGTTCTTGTTAGAAGATCCAGCAATCAAGGAGAGGAAACTTCATGGCTTAGCAGGTGGAACTCCTTGTTGCACTATAAGCGTATAATactgattgattaattaaaagaATCTATTAATTAGTGTCCTTTTATTACTAACCACCCAAAAAAAATTGCCCTCAAATGGTGATGGGTTTATCTTAGCTTGGCTAGATGAGGGActtaaattgtattattattattattattattattattattattattattattattattattatattgttCCAATATGGCCAATTTAATATGTGTGCAAGCTGATGCATTTCCTAGTCATCCTCTTCAGAGTTTACTTTGTCTATAAAAATGTTGATTCCCTTCTAAAATTAATTATAGTAGTTTCATAAAAATATATGTTGGAATTTTTATGATCTAAACTTGGTTCATCGTGTATTTAAGTCTTactttgaaatttttattatCTAAACTCGATTTATCATGTATTTAAgtcttatttatttatatcttaATTTTATAGTGAAACGGATTTAAATAAGAATTTTCttatatattcaaataaaattaattacaacAAATTTGTGTGCTTTCTttctttatatttaattaattaatgttagTTGTGAAGACGGTTTAGAATATTCATAAAAAATcattatatttaaatttgaattcaattgataattttaatatttaaatttgattaaaatttattttagacTATTTATCATGTTCATTACTTAAATATTAActaaacttatttaattttatatattttaattaatagttTATCTAaagtatatttttattaataatttatatcttgacaatttaataattttatgaaatatttaaattttattttttaaaattataatatttaaaaacttataaatactattataaaatatatatttttatttaattaattatttatataaataagttaAAATAATAAGTATCTAATACGTACAGTTTGAAtttgaaataaatattatttttaaaattcaaaaattacaagaaattaaaaaaaatagtagCTAAAATAACCGATTAAATATAGAtatatttaattagtaattttcgtTATTGACTAAATATGAGTTGAACAATATTTAAGTCGTCACTATTATTTACTAACTAAAAAAGAAGTCAGTCAGTAATTAGTTGGTATTCTTGTCATCAAATCATATGCACAAAGGCTAAACACTATTGCTTATCGACTAAAATTTAGTCTGTTATTactgattaaattaattataactaattttatataaaattttattttaaataatgtaatttttatttgttaatccATCAGTAAACACCAATCACATTTTTATGAtctgtaattttaatttatgttttttttttttttatattttatagcattatttaaatttaattttatattactcaaattcatcataataaaatttgattaaataaatataaaagaacgTAAAAGGTTGTCATGTATGCATCCACGCGTGCACACCGACATGTAATTGTAACGATATGTGAAGCAAAAGTAGAGAAAAGTGAGGAAAATATAATGAGAAAGTGCTGGCAATTGTTTATATGAGCTTTCCCTGTTTCGAATGCTTAAGCCAGAAGGGAGAGATCTATGAAGTGCCCacagatttattattattattattattgttaatgaTCCAATATAATGCCCTAAATCATTTGGAAGGATCAAAATATAGTTTCCTAGTTTATGCACATGAAAAGGGACAGGTCCCTTGACAGGCACTTCGATCATCCTCCTTGTTGGGACAGAAAGAGGCAAATGAGCTCTTATTACATGTCTGTTTGGCATTGAATCTAACATATCTCTCTTTATTGGTTGGAAAATTTTATTTCGATGCCTGCAGCCTATTGGGCCAAATTCTGCTTCTTGTTGTTGCAAACATTAGTTCTCCCTCTAGTTTTAGAGAGTTATTTTCTCTCTAAGTTGTCTCTTCCAGAGGCTCTAGTCCTCCTGTCACTGCCATTTTTGTGGCTTCCTTGCCGGAAACCTTCCTTCTTCTAGCTCAGAGAGAGTGAGTCTTTTCTCCCCACCTTCAAGTGGggtgcatataatttttcctgTGTATTGCTTTTGTTTGAAGCTATTCTTCAACAGAGAGGCAACTCGATGACCTGCATGTGCTTCTTCCTGTGTGCTAATGCTTTATTTGGCAAAGTGTGGGGCTTTATTTTTTTGTAGTTCATGATGTTTTGACATGTTATGATCTTTGAGTTGTTTGTGTGGTTAGATACCTATTGGAGACACTCACAATGTTATATTCGGTTTGTGAGTATCTAGTCTCTTAATTGACTATAGGAGATTGAGAGAGTCTAAAGAAGCCATGCTTAATGCCCATTAGTCTTCTATGTTCTTTAAGTCCAACGAAACTCTATCAATTACTCGTTTGAATCACTTAAACATGGGCTCTATCTCGGCTTTGAGTTGTTTTCGTTTGCGAGGAAGAGGCTTTGGTCGCACTTCATTAGTTTCTCTTCTATTCGAATGGAAGCCTGTCCTTGCTCAATGACTTTCTTAGCTTTGGCCATTGCCTAATCCCGACGTTCCTAGATTCAGCGCCACTTCCTCTACTCGACAATAATGAGATGTCTTTGAGTGTTGAACTTCCGAGTCCTAGAGATCCGACTGTGACGTATTTGATCATTTTTTTTGGACTGGGTGATTTGAGTAGATAAAACTTTTTTTACATCAACTTTTACACTGTATTtggatagagaaaaaaaaaaaaaaaaagaaaatttaagagaaaaataattttattttctatcattttatatttaaattgataagaagaataaaaatgtgagaagaaatttttttttttattcacttttattttctttctaaaataggaaaaaaataaaaagaaaatataaaaattataaatatatcgttatattttataaatttttatttgttaatttaaaagtaaaattataattttttctcaaatattttcttttctcaatttaaatataaaaaaaatatttttttcatgctattattattttctttatttttttctcaTTATTTTTCTTTCTCCAATTCAAACATAATGTTAGTTCTGGCCATGCCTTGTGTTCTGTTGTATTGAACTTCAAAGTCTTTttctattaataaattaaacttatctctaataaaaaaaatttgcttgttgtttattttttttatttcatcattttaattataaaaaattaacaaattttaatttagtaatattaatattttaaaattataaatttaaactttAATTGAGGTTTAACAATAAAAAAGCCATACACACTATTGTGTACCACACAAGAAACTTTATTTGCTGGAATGGGCATAATGCAATATCATAACACCCTTATAACAACATGGAAGTCCAGGTTTTGAATTCCCAtactataaaaagaaaaaaaaaaacctttattcATAatttgcatgcattttatatatgATATACACACACTATGTTGAGCTTAGGCATGGAAATTCACTTGATCTCAATCACCTTCTTCTCTGGTTTCTTGACCTTCTCTTTAGGCACAGTGACAACAAGCACTCCACTCTCCATGGAAGCCTTCACTTGATCAGTCTTAGCATTTTCCGGCAACCTAAACCTCCTCAGGAACTTCCCACGGCAACGTTCAACCCTATGCCACTTTTCATTTTCCCCATCTTTGTCCACAGGAGGTCTTTCTCCACTTATCTGAAGCACCCTCCCTTCATCAACCTCTACCTTCACTTCCTCTTTCTTGAGACCAGGAAGATCAGATATGAAGATATGGGCTTCTGGGGTCTCTTTCCAATCGGTTGGGATGTTAAGGACTGGACATTTGTTAACCATTGAAAGGAAAGGGTCAAAAATTTCATCACCCCACAGTTGAGAAATGAGGGACGACATGCTTTCAAAGATTTGGCTAGCTCGCTAGTGGATGTTTCAGACAGAAATTTTCATTAACCATGGGAGAGAATGGTCGAGGAATGTCTTATATTTAAAGGGAAGATGTGAGATTGTCTTGAAGTTTCTTggatcttcttctttcttctggtTTGATTAAGATAAGGATTAATGTGGGATGTTCTACGACCTTCTTCTGATATGGAGCTTGAACATTATTTTTCTTCTGTTTCAACAACAATTCAATAAAAAAATGACTATGTGACTAATTGGGCCCTCTCCCTAGCAATTTCTCTTGTTTGTTGGTGGGTTGTGTTAGACCTGGCCAGGGCCGGTTCAGGCTCTGAACCACACCAGAATCAGTTTTGATCAAATCGAGAATTGGTTCAGGCCAACAGTTTAAAGGCCTGAACTAGAACTGAATCGGCTATAAGGGCCATTTTCGGTCCCCTCCCAAGTCCTGAATCGAAATTGAGAGTTCAAATCgtcagttttggttcgattcaaatcaaactaaaaaaaaaaacttctgagAGCACTACGTGAATTAAACCAttttcaaatcaaaattaaaatgatcaaaattaaaattgtcaaaattaaaattaaactaaatcgaaattaaatcaaaatcaaTTGAAAATCGAAATTGACTAGGACTGTGACCAACTATTCCAATTCTGATTCATCCTCTAATCAGACTTCAATTACTAATTCTGATCTTAAACAGGCTGGGACCAAATTGGTGGGCAGGCCTAGGTTGGATTTAAACGGAGAAGAGCAAGCCTACACTGACTGACTAATACCCAGCCAATAAATGAATgccattgaatttttttttttttttttagatagaaTGCCATGGTATTGTTGAtacaacagaaaattaaaatgacaAGCCCATGTTATTTAATGgtgggattaaaaaaaaaaaaaaaaaactctatgaTAAATAGTgagatttatttataaaaaatatgaatctcatgtatttatattttaaatttatgataaattaaatttaagtaagAATTTCCTTTTAATAGTATTGTCGTAATTAATCTTTAAATTTTTgattttttgtcttaattttgactGACCAATCTCACTTTTGGTCTTCTAGATAAttgaataattcacaatttatcaataagttatattaaaattaaattcaaatcctTATCAAAACATAGTTATTAAATAAGTAGGGCAGCCATGGAAGATTGATGGATACCTTTA
The Hevea brasiliensis isolate MT/VB/25A 57/8 chromosome 15, ASM3005281v1, whole genome shotgun sequence genome window above contains:
- the LOC110656530 gene encoding BAG family molecular chaperone regulator 3 codes for the protein MIKLRSKRFCRGSFKHGGKGSDKAGTCGGLSEIKWELRPGGMLVQKRESEDSVGELITVRVSTLSQYHDISIEATSTFGELKMVLSLVSGLEPREQRLLFKGKEREDNEYLHMVGVRDKDKVFLLEDPAIKERKLHGLAGGTPCCTISV
- the LOC110656529 gene encoding class I heat shock protein, with the protein product MSSLISQLWGDEIFDPFLSMVNKCPVLNIPTDWKETPEAHIFISDLPGLKKEEVKVEVDEGRVLQISGERPPVDKDGENEKWHRVERCRGKFLRRFRLPENAKTDQVKASMESGVLVVTVPKEKVKKPEKKVIEIK